A stretch of Arctopsyche grandis isolate Sample6627 chromosome 9, ASM5162203v2, whole genome shotgun sequence DNA encodes these proteins:
- the S2P gene encoding membrane-bound transcription factor site-2 protease, which translates to MMDLTTLLIIVGIIYGVIFFFDSFFKSCMHYPYIALLEGTGLKFGFLHMSWYTTAFNRTVYRWGTSSPRLLQQWFSLGCYTTLILLPIAVGIVLKSGADYLTPDDGKSFVRKGPILESAIPGVNLPAEDLGFYLFSLVLSSVIHEIGHALAAVREDVQLLNFGFHIVFIIPIAFVVMSTEQLHSLNAWRKLRVYSAGIWHNTVLALVAYLLFLAIPLFFGYAYQINQGVQVIEISSKSPLFGPKGLNYLDTITNINDCAVKNKLDWEDCLINILSQQWGVCVSTDFVHKFDESVQTKHSNTGLLECCEKIDGQNLCFEYLEPPHGMVELPQHMCLPVRKILESEFEKCFIGEGFSCPVDFHCVKPILQNTTSLIVIKRINKPDVLYIGHPFDIHHTVIISQYIPKSNLFAASIPEGFEKAMKYIIMFSIGLAVVNVFPCFVFDGQYIIQTFIHLVFVSKMKHNSLRNMSFCITLIGTVILVIVFGAMLWKQLV; encoded by the exons ATGATGGATCTCACCACCTTACTCATTATCGTCGGCATTATCTATGGAGTCATCTTCTTCTTCGATTCCTTCTTCAAG AGCTGTATGCACTATCCCTACATAGCTCTGCTCGAAGGAACCGGCTTGAAGTTTGGCTTCCTGCATATGTCCTGGTATACGACAGCTTTTAACAGAACTGTCTACCGATGGGGCACTAGCTCCCCCCGACTCCTACAACAATGGTTCAGCCTAGGATGTTACACTACACTTATATTACTCCCAATCGCCGTAGGCATAGTTCTCAAATCGGGTGCTGACTACTTAACACCTGACGACGGCAAGTCGTTCGTGAGGAAAGGTCCTATACTTGAATCAGCAATTCCCGGCGTCAACCTCCCAGCTGAAGATTTAGGTTTTTATCTGTTCTCTCTAGTACTGAGCAGTGTAATTCACGAAATTGGGCACGCCCTGGCAGCCGTACGAGAAGACGTCCAACTATTGAACTTCGGTTTTCACATCGTTTTCATCATTCCTATCGCATTCGTAGTGATGAGTACGGAACAATTGCATTCCCTGAATGCTTGGCGAAAATTAAGGGTTTATTCAGCTGGAATTTGGCACAACACCGTATTGGCACTAGTCGCTTATCTCTTATTCCTCGCCATTCCTTTATTCTTTGGATACGCTTACCAGATCAACCAAGGTGTGCAAGTTATAGAAATATCGTCCAAATCGCCGCTCTTCGGACCCAAAGGCTTGAATTACTTGGATACGATAACAAACATCAACGATTGCGCAGTTAAGAACAAATTAGATTGGGAAGATTGTCTAATCAACATTTTATCCCAACAGTGGGGCGTCTGCGTTTCTACGGACTTCGTTCACAAATTCGACGAATCTGTACAGACCAAACATTCAAACACCGGTCTGTTGGAATGTTGCGAAAAAATCGACGGACAAAATCTTTGCTTTGAATATTTGGAACCGCCGCATGGCATGGTCGAGCTGCCACAGCACATGTGTCTGCCCGTTCGTAAAATACTAGAAAGCGAGTTTGAGAAATGTTTCATAGGAGAAGGGTTCAGTTGTCCGGTGGACTTTCATTGTGTGAAACCCATTCTGCAAAACACGACTAGTCTTATCGTTATTAAGCGGATCAATAAACCCGACGTATTATATATTGGACATCCGTTCGACATTCACCACACTGTTATCATATCCCAGTACATACCAAAGTCGAACCTCTTCGCAGCGAGCATTCCAGAAGGATTCGAGAAGGCCATGAAGTACATAATCATGTTTTCAATCGGACTGGCGGTCGTCAACGTGTTTCCATGCTTTGTCTTCGACGGACAGTACATAATTCAGACTTTTATTCACCTCGTGTTTGTATCTAAGATGAAGCACAATAGTCTTCGcaatatgtcattttgtatCACACTAATCGGCACTGTTATTCTAGTTATAGTATTCGGAGCGATGCTTTGGAAGCAATTAGTTTAA
- the LOC143916621 gene encoding uncharacterized protein LOC143916621 yields the protein MDDRHYRTHIFFGAAPRASCTLNTEGDPFKNKRCGPVSSALGQMSGGSDPEPPQPLVTRRPSVSLPRWATNPTASVPAARLQPLSLSTLDRDCFIIPMHSLDRFLPDGVPFPVTPPPAEKSTPNKSISSTHPLSVLEVADPKLCILAHLMSPLEAIDPILESPLTKPLQKQRTAASELLSDVAQANTAVGGMLLANMEKNSEFPFIAYYVINSTQTDPLAFYNNMRGASLNKFDPKSMRYTAAHTLDLYSEVATICRPPFHDLTGGVKRSHTPTTGYIISVYKVFEGDDGERFERNWLYWTGARMLYRHLPRAAGLRRIALHKSVATRGDRMYLLVCECGTLLQDMSAAALLVPALRARLCGYTGLYRPIEAF from the exons ATGGACGACAGACACTACCGCACGCACATCTTCTTCGGAGCTGCACCCAGAGCCAGCTGCACGCTCAACACAGAAGGTGACCCATTCAAGAACA AAAGATGTGGTCCAGTGAGTTCAGCTTTGGGTCAGATGTCTGGAGGCAGCGACCCAGAGCCTCCTCAACCCTTAGTGACCAGAAGGCCCAGCGTGAGTCTACCACGCTGGGCCACAAACCCAACTGCATCAGTCCCGGCAGCTCGCTTACAACCTCTATCCCTATCAACCCTCGACAGAGACTGCTTTATCATACCAATGCACAGCCTTGATCGGTTTCTTCCAGATGGCGTACCG TTTCCTGTTACACCTCCACCTGCAGAAAAATCAACACCGAACAAATCGATATCATCCACTCATCCTTTGAGTGTATTAGAAGTTGCTGATCCGAAACTTTGTATATTAGCTCACCTGATGAGTCCTTTAGAAGCAATAGACCCGATATTAGAATCACCTCTGACGAAACCTCTACAAAAACAAAGGACCGCAGCCAGCGAACTCTTGTCGGACGTAGCCCAAGCGAATACTGCCGTAGGTGGTATGCTGCTGGCCAACATGGAAAAGAATTCAGAGTTTCCCTTCATCGCTTACTATGTAATAAACAGCACGCAAACAGATCCTCTTGCTTTTTACAATAACATGAGGGGAGCGTCGTTGAACAAATTCGATCCAAAGTCAATGAGATACACAGCCGCTCACACTTTAGACTTGTATAGTGAAGTGGCGACCATTTGCAGACCTCCATTCCACGATTTGACCGGTGGTGTTAAAAGATCGCACACTCCAACCACCGGATATATCATAAGCGTATATAAG gtATTTGAAGGCGATGATGGCGAAAGGTTTGAAAGAAACTGGTTGTATTGGACAGGAGCTCGAATGCTGTATAGACATTTACCACGAGCTGCCGGATTAAGAAGAATAGCTCTTCACAA ATCAGTGGCAACTAGAGGTGATCGTATGTACCTGTTAGTGTGTGAATGTGGCACTCTACTCCAGGACATGTCGGCAGCAGCGCTTTTAGTGCCGGCCCTTCGAGCAAGACTTTGCGGATATACAGGACTATACAGACCCATCGAAGCCTTTTAG